In Lycium barbarum isolate Lr01 chromosome 9, ASM1917538v2, whole genome shotgun sequence, the DNA window AATTCGTGGATAATTTTCTAGTAGTACTATAAGTTAAAGTATGCTAGTGACTTGAGCCAAAGATAAGAATTTGTTTCCATAAGTAATCCATTTGCTAGTAGCAATGTAGAATTTGGTTACAAAGATATAGGCATACTACTTCAATGGTTCAACTTTGTTTACCTTAACTGGACAGTATGCCATTGAATTTCAACTTCCCTTGGTGTGCACATTATGAGAGTGTTATTTGGAGTTCTCTTTGATTGCCGATTCTTCTATTTTTAGATAACGTTGCAGGTTTTCTAACTAGTTCTAATTTGCTAAAAGAACAATATACACAATAATTTTATGCAAAAGTAAGACATTGCTTCATCCAAAAGAAGGTTTTACAATGGACATATTAtaacaacaatttatccaaacgagggcattacattacattcatccaaACAAAGGCATTTAAAACAACTTCATGATAATATTTTTCAAGTTACACCAAAAACATAAATACTAGTCTCGTAAAGGCAATCACTTCATCATTGGAGTTGTAATGAAATCCACGAAAAGTGCCAATGAAACTATAATTACCATCCACATCTTTGTTACTCTATCTTCCAAAGTTGACACTTTAATCACTTGAGAATGACTTATAACCTCCAATTTGGCTACTTCTTTCCTCAAATTGTCTATTTCAACCTTAAGAGCATCCAAAGCAGCCACTAACTCTCTGACTTCAGTCAATGGAGTATCCGAAAATACTTCATCTTCCCTTTTCCAATAACCACAAGAATTACTCtgtacaaaaaattaaaattaaattaacaCCTAAATAATGCACTTTACCAATCAAAATATGAATAACAACAATAAATAACCTTAGGCTTAGGACACTTAAATAACTTCCTTCCAGGGTTTGAAGGAGTTTTTGAAGTTAAGTGGCTAGCTATCAAACCACAATGGCACTTCAACTGCGACGAGGAGCTATTTTCTGACATTTTTCAAGACAAAAACAGTGGAAGAGAGGAGAGAAGAATATAAGAGAGGAAAAAAACCCTAGCTtttgatggtgaagaagaagcatCGTTTGGTTCTTTCAATTTTAGGACCCATTTAATTATATGGGTGACATGGCCTCTTATGTGCATAGAATTCCCACCGTGGCATTTATATAAAAAGCCATTGGTCACGGT includes these proteins:
- the LOC132611089 gene encoding uncharacterized protein LOC132611089 — translated: MSENSSSSQLKCHCGLIASHLTSKTPSNPGRKLFKCPKPKSNSCGYWKREDEVFSDTPLTEVRELVAALDALKVEIDNLRKEVAKLEVISHSQVIKVSTLEDRVTKMWMVIIVSLALFVDFITTPMMK